The following coding sequences lie in one Mycobacterium sp. DL440 genomic window:
- a CDS encoding sigma factor-like helix-turn-helix DNA-binding protein: MKQMSPSHRAVIREAYFRGRTTGQIATEWNVSDAVVKDELHTALSALHLTLSALTERRSAPPHE, encoded by the coding sequence ATGAAGCAGATGTCCCCGTCGCATCGTGCGGTGATTCGCGAGGCGTACTTCAGGGGACGGACGACCGGGCAGATCGCCACCGAGTGGAATGTCAGCGACGCCGTTGTGAAGGACGAGCTGCACACAGCCTTGTCGGCACTGCATCTGACGCTGTCGGCGCTGACTGAGCGGCGCAGTGCCCCGCCGCACGAGTAG